The genomic region agatattttacatCAGCTGCTGACAACAAACAGCCTCCTAAACTATGGACAGTGCTAGAGCCAGAATTAGAGGAGGTCCTCGTCCCCAGAAAATTGGCGGTTTCTCCTTTAGAAAGCTGGCTTTCACTACGTTACTCGCTACCTCCACTTATAGAGGCCGCAGTCCCTCTGGAGGAAGGGGAGCTGGTAGAGGAGGCTGTGGTGTTGCCTCCTTCTGCTGTGCCGTTGATGGAAGATAGTGAAATCTCAACACCATTGAGCTGTAAGAATGTGCTAGAGATCCGGCGACGGAAGATGAACAGACACAAATACAAGAAGCTGCTCAAACGAACCAAATTCCTGAGGAGGAGGATAAAGGAAGGCCGACGGAAGAGAAAGCAGGTCAGTAATATTACGGAAAATAGGCTAATGCTGCTATCAACATTATGTCTGGAGCATAAGTGGGTGAATGGACTCGTCATTAACTGTACTGACTTTGTGTGGTGTTATAACAAAAATCCACAAAGAGCTGGTGTGGCTGTGGGTTGTCATTTCAGCAAAGCAGGACTGATCAGTTGTTTGAGAACTGAAACCGGTTCTACTGAGCAAGTGGAGTCAGGTGTGCTCCTctttgtttggaatgaaaacctgcagccacaccagctctttgcagataagattggacatccctgtgttttattatGTCATGAAAGTGCACTGTTGTTTTGTATGGGATGTTCAGTAATATTAACTCCTTTGTCATGTTGTGGACTATGTCTATTGGTCCATAAATCAAGACAATTTTACCCAATGTGAGGAGCCACTGTAACTTTCAAAATATctacaaaaacataaacatgcaAGAAGTTTTGATCCAAAAGTTCCAGTTTGTTCATTTACAGCACTCTCAGTCctgttaataaataatttgcaTGTTTTGTAGTTGGTAGCAGTCACACTAATTGCACTAAGAATATCTGTTAATGGACAGACACTTGTGCAAGCACGTTTAAGGGCCTTTGTTCGAATTTACAGTTGAGGTGGACAGACTATGAAATTGAGATTGAGGTCCCCATAAACTATGTCTATAGGGTTTGCCTGTAACCCTACACTGtcaaaaaaggtggttctttaagtgttctttagtaaagaaaatggttcagtatagaaccatgaacattcaaagaaccctgtgcatgaataaagagttctttgcatcatgaaagtgttctacagactgatggagaatgtgctgtttttatatagcacccaaaatgagttcttccattgttacagtgtcaagcttgtaacagtagaaaagGCTGTTTTGGTTGCTGTATataacctttttcaaaaaggttccacaaccccaattccaatgaagttgggacgttgtgtaaaacataaataaaaacagaatatgatgattttcaaatccttttcaacctatattcaattgaatacactacaaagacaagatatttaatgttcaaatggataaactttgttgttttttacaaatattcactcattttgaaattgatgcctgcaacacgttccaaagaagttgggacaggggcatgtttaccactgtgttgcatcacctttcctttatttctactattatttatttatttatttatttatattatttataatatagattatttatattgtttccaatatttgtaaaaagcaataaagttgatccgtttgaacattaaatatattgtcgtagtgtattcaattgaatattggttgaagaggatttgcaaatcatcattctgtttttgttttatacaacgccccaactttattggaattggggttgtatatagaaccatccacagcacattttccatcaatgtaaagaaccctttcatgatgcaaagaaccctttaatgccTTTCATGCAGTGGGTTCCTTGAGTATTCTGTACAATGGTTCTATGCAatggttttacatttttcttcactaaaaaaaaccccttgaagaaccgttttttaagagtataggaTTCTCAGGTTCTCATGGCAGCTAAAAAAAGACCAAATTAGACTTTTGCATTGGCATATCTGGTAACATGTGGAGGCGTCCTGTGCAGATGTAAGCGTAGGCGTTTGCCAACATTGCTTTTAATATGGATGTGTACATTAGGGGCAGTGTGCAAACCAGAGtgttcagtaaatgaaatggaaatTCTGGTATGTTTCCTCATCTCTACCCAAGAATGAATACTCACTTCACTGTAAGATTTTTAAgttgtataaatatttatgatatCTCCACTCTTCTGCTAGCTGAAACTCCAGCTGTTCCATTTTGATTTTGTACTAGTTCTGGTTCAGGTTGATTATTTTTTGGCTTGTCTTTTTCTGTTCATTGACTTATTATATGTGATAGTTGCCTGCCAGTTTATACCTGAGTTATACTTTATGGTTATATACCCATTTTGAGCGGCTGCAGCATTTATAGTGTTGCGTATTCACGTTTGTCATTTTGCAAAGACACCTTTAGGAGTAATTTAATGTGCCGAGTGAGCAAATATACTATTTTACTGACCATACCAAGGAGCATCCTCCAGTCCTCAAGCTTACAAGCTAATTTTAACACGATGGGCAAATTTTAACTATGAtctttctgacttttttccatttgtcaTTTTCAGAATCGGTTTGAAAGGGATCTGACAAGAATCTGGAGGCGAGCTGGACTGAAAAAGGCCCCAGAAGGATGGACCACACCCAAAATCTATGTCAAACATCATCAGCCCAAAGGGGGCTAATTAGTGGGAAAATGCATTGctgttgtgtaaaatgatttgtTCAGAGCTGGTCTTTAAGGCCGTCAGTTTTCCAGGCTGCATCTGGAGCAGAAGCGTGTGACTGGactgtgtgaatgaatgaacttttCTGACTTTATATAATGttattacataaataaacaggtCCTTAATCACCTCATGGAACTGCCATATTGTTTCATATGCGTTTAGTAGTGTTAGAGTACTATTTCTGTTATACAAAAGCCTTTGTTAAGGGCATATATCATGGAATACAGTGGagttcactttttaaaaagtttaccAATGGCATCTCAGTCCTTACAGTTTATATATGGAaacaatctccttgagaggggctggactttattcttctctggagttgcccatggtgagatgcggcaggcaggtgtgggctttctcatagcccctcgactcggtgcctgtatatTGGGGATTTCTcaggtggacgagagggtagcttccctacgccttcgggttggggaacgggtcctgactgctgtctgtgcttatgcaccgaacagctgttcagagtacccagccttcttagagtccttgggaagggtgatCCTCCTGGAGACTactgtcctactgggggactttaacactcacgtgggcaatgacagtgagacctggaggggtgtgattgggaggaatggcctctctgatctgaacccgagtggtgttcagtttttggacttctgtgcatcacgaacaccatgtttgaacacaaggatgtccataagtgcacctggcaccaggacaccctaggccacagctcaatgattgactttgtagtcgtgtcatcggacttgcggccatgtgttttggacactcgggtaaagagaggagctgagctgtcaactgatcaccacctggtggtgagttggatcaggtggtgggggaagatgccagtcagaccaggcaagcccaaacgtatagtgagggtttgctgggaacgtctggcagaagaacctgtcagattgatcttcaactcacacctccgtcagagctttgaccagatatcagggtaggtgggggacattgactcagaatgggccatgttccgttcctccattgttgaagcggctgactgtagctgtggccgtaaggtagttggtgcctgtcggggcggtaatcctcgaacccggtggtggacaccccaggtgagagatgccgtcaagctgaagaaggagtcctacggGGCATGGtaggcctgtgggacaccagaggcagctggcaggtatcgacaggccaagcgatctgcggcttcattcgtcgccaaggcaaaaacctgtgtatgggaggagtttggtgaggccttggaaagtgactttaagtcggttccaaaaagattctgtcaaactggatgttgtggggctgggtgccactggattggcagactggggtggtggtgcctctttttaaaaaaggggaccggagggtgtgttcctactacaggggaatcacactcctcagcctccctggtaaggtctatgcaggggtactggagaagagagtccggcttatagtcgaacctcggatccaggaggagcagtgcgggttccgccctggtcgtggaacactggaccaactcttcaccctctccagggttcatgggagtttgcccaaccagtccacatgtgctttgtggatctggagaaggcattgaactgtgttccccggggtattctgtgggaggtgcttcgggagtacggggtacttGCTAcgttgctacgagccattcaggccctgtacaaacaaagctggagtttggttcgcatagccaacagtaagtcagacttgttcggagtgagagttggactccgtcagggctgccctttgtcaccgattctattcataatttttatggatagaatttctaggcacagtcaggggatggagggtgtccggtttggtgacctcagggtcacatcgctggctgtttgcagatgatgtggtcctattggggacatctggccgtgaacttcagctttcgctggatcggtttgcagcc from Pygocentrus nattereri isolate fPygNat1 chromosome 9, fPygNat1.pri, whole genome shotgun sequence harbors:
- the aurkaip1 gene encoding aurora kinase A-interacting protein is translated as MIVSRVLPRLSVLCRLSGSYQYQYKALCSAVQYCRSASFVTNHAQRYFTSAADNKQPPKLWTVLEPELEEVLVPRKLAVSPLESWLSLRYSLPPLIEAAVPLEEGELVEEAVVLPPSAVPLMEDSEISTPLSCKNVLEIRRRKMNRHKYKKLLKRTKFLRRRIKEGRRKRKQNRFERDLTRIWRRAGLKKAPEGWTTPKIYVKHHQPKGG